The proteins below come from a single Serpentinimonas raichei genomic window:
- the lpdA gene encoding dihydrolipoyl dehydrogenase: MTQQTFDVIVIGAGPGGYVAAIRAAQLGFKVACIDEWRNAEGGPAPGGTCTNIGCIPSKALLQSSEHFEHARLHFGEHGISTGAVKIDVGQMLGRKNTVVKQNNDGILYLFKKNKVAFFHGRGSFVRAFEGGYEIAVAAGVGADPQTLAAKQVIVATGSSARALPGVPFDEVNVLSNDGGLRLGAVPKRLAVIGSGVIGLELGSVWRRLGADVTVLEGLPVFLGAVDEQIAREAKKAFDKQGLKIELGVQVGEIKALKKGVSIAYSNAKGEPQTLEADKLIVSIGRVPNTTGLNAQAVGLQLDERGAIVVDADCRSNLPGVWAVGDVVRGPMLAHKAEEEGVAVAERIAGQHGHVNFDTIPWVIYTSPEIAWVGRTEQQLKAEGVAYRVGTFPFLANGRARALGDTTGMVKMLADAATDQILGVHIVGPMASELIAEAVLAMEFKASAEDIARICHAHPSLSEATKEAALAVDKRALNF, translated from the coding sequence ATGACACAGCAAACATTTGACGTGATCGTCATCGGTGCCGGCCCCGGCGGCTATGTGGCGGCCATCCGCGCCGCCCAGCTCGGCTTCAAGGTGGCCTGCATCGACGAATGGCGCAACGCCGAGGGCGGCCCGGCCCCGGGCGGCACCTGCACCAACATCGGCTGCATCCCCTCCAAGGCGCTGCTGCAATCGTCCGAGCATTTCGAGCACGCGCGGCTGCACTTTGGCGAGCACGGCATCAGCACCGGCGCGGTCAAGATCGACGTGGGCCAGATGCTGGGCCGCAAAAACACGGTGGTCAAGCAAAACAACGACGGCATTTTGTACCTGTTCAAAAAGAACAAGGTGGCGTTTTTCCACGGCCGTGGCAGTTTCGTGCGCGCCTTTGAGGGCGGCTACGAGATCGCGGTGGCGGCAGGAGTGGGCGCTGACCCACAGACCTTGGCCGCCAAGCAAGTGATCGTGGCCACGGGCTCCAGCGCGCGCGCCCTGCCTGGGGTGCCTTTCGATGAAGTCAACGTGCTCTCCAACGACGGCGGCTTGCGTCTGGGCGCAGTGCCCAAGCGCTTGGCAGTGATCGGCTCGGGCGTGATCGGGCTCGAACTCGGCTCGGTTTGGCGCCGCCTCGGGGCCGATGTCACCGTGCTCGAAGGGCTGCCGGTGTTCCTGGGTGCGGTCGATGAGCAGATTGCGCGCGAAGCCAAAAAAGCTTTCGACAAGCAGGGCCTGAAAATCGAGCTCGGGGTGCAAGTGGGCGAGATCAAGGCGCTCAAAAAAGGCGTCTCGATTGCCTACAGCAACGCCAAAGGCGAGCCGCAGACGCTGGAAGCCGACAAGCTCATCGTCTCGATTGGCCGGGTGCCCAATACCACCGGGCTGAACGCGCAGGCGGTCGGGCTGCAGCTCGATGAGCGCGGCGCCATCGTGGTCGATGCCGACTGCCGCAGCAACCTGCCCGGCGTGTGGGCCGTGGGCGACGTGGTGCGCGGCCCCATGCTGGCGCACAAGGCCGAGGAAGAGGGCGTGGCGGTGGCCGAGCGCATTGCCGGCCAGCACGGGCACGTGAATTTCGACACCATCCCTTGGGTGATCTACACCAGCCCCGAAATCGCCTGGGTCGGGCGCACCGAGCAGCAGCTCAAAGCCGAGGGCGTGGCCTACCGCGTGGGCACCTTCCCTTTCTTGGCCAACGGCCGGGCGCGCGCGCTGGGCGACACCACCGGCATGGTCAAAATGCTGGCCGACGCCGCCACCGATCAAATCCTGGGCGTGCACATCGTCGGGCCCATGGCCAGCGAGCTGATCGCCGAGGCCGTGCTGGCAATGGAATTCAAGGCCAGCGCCGAAGACATCGCGCGCATCTGCCACGCCCACCCCAGCCTGAGCGAAGCCACCAAAGAAGCGGCGCTGGCGGTCGATAAGCGCGCGCTCAACTTCTAA
- the zapE gene encoding cell division protein ZapE, which produces MPDSPPLPELGYGPVRALYEAELRARGYQSDPAQLRAVEALERCAAEWTHFKQRRSNALKKFINRLPIPRGVYLYGGVGRGKSFLMDCFYNAVPLRRKTRLHFHEFMREVHRQLAELQGTVNPLDEMGRRMAVRYRLVCFDEFHVADVTDAMILHRVLDAMRKYGIGIVTTSNFHPDGLYPDGLHRDRILPAIEGLKQSMDVLNVDHGIDYRQLTLEQLPLYLCPLGPEAEAQMEAAFERLAEARDEAPLLQIEAREIRAIRRAGGVVWFDFRTLCGGPRSQNDYLELANQFHTVLLSHVPHLPVNMAAQARRFTWLVDVLYDRRVKLIVSAAVPPEQLYTEGPLAHEFPRTVSRLNEMQSKAYLALARREVDTGLT; this is translated from the coding sequence ATGCCCGATTCGCCCCCTTTGCCCGAGCTGGGCTACGGGCCGGTGCGCGCCCTCTACGAAGCCGAGCTGCGCGCACGCGGCTACCAGAGCGACCCGGCGCAACTGCGCGCCGTCGAAGCGCTGGAGCGCTGCGCCGCCGAGTGGACGCACTTCAAGCAGCGCCGCTCCAACGCCCTCAAAAAGTTCATCAACCGGCTGCCGATCCCGCGCGGGGTGTATCTGTACGGCGGCGTGGGGCGCGGCAAGAGCTTTTTGATGGACTGCTTCTACAACGCGGTGCCCTTGCGGCGCAAGACGCGGCTGCACTTTCACGAATTCATGCGCGAGGTGCACCGCCAGTTGGCCGAGCTGCAAGGCACCGTGAATCCGCTCGATGAAATGGGTCGGCGCATGGCCGTGCGCTACCGGCTGGTGTGTTTCGACGAGTTTCATGTGGCCGACGTGACCGACGCCATGATCCTGCACCGCGTGCTCGACGCCATGCGCAAATACGGCATTGGCATCGTCACCACCAGCAACTTCCACCCCGACGGCCTCTACCCCGACGGCCTGCACCGCGACCGCATCCTGCCCGCCATCGAGGGGCTCAAGCAAAGCATGGACGTGCTCAACGTCGATCACGGCATTGACTACCGGCAACTCACCCTAGAGCAGTTGCCGCTCTACCTGTGCCCGCTCGGGCCCGAGGCCGAGGCGCAGATGGAGGCCGCCTTCGAGCGCCTGGCCGAAGCGCGCGACGAAGCCCCGCTGCTGCAGATCGAGGCCCGCGAAATCCGCGCCATCCGCCGCGCCGGTGGCGTGGTGTGGTTTGATTTTCGCACCCTATGCGGCGGCCCGCGCTCGCAAAACGACTACCTCGAACTGGCCAACCAGTTCCACACCGTGCTGCTGAGCCACGTGCCGCACCTGCCGGTGAACATGGCCGCGCAGGCGCGCCGCTTCACCTGGCTGGTCGATGTGTTGTACGACCGGCGCGTCAAGCTCATCGTCTCGGCCGCCGTGCCGCCCGAGCAGCTCTACACCGAAGGCCCGCTGGCGCACGAGTTCCCGCGCACCGTCTCGCGCCTGAACGAAATGCAGAGCAAAGCCTACCTAGCGCTGGCGCGGCGCGAGGTGGATACGGGCTTGACTTAA
- a CDS encoding type II toxin-antitoxin system PrlF family antitoxin, translated as MPAIHEVATLTSKGQITLPKPIRQALGVDAGGKVAFDLKGGRVIVTRVTDEPHQDPAIGSFLALLEKDIQSGRHITAMPDELARSMLARLGKQVDLNEDIQGDVAL; from the coding sequence ATGCCCGCCATTCACGAAGTCGCCACCCTCACATCGAAGGGGCAGATCACCCTGCCCAAGCCCATCCGCCAGGCGCTGGGCGTGGATGCGGGTGGCAAGGTGGCCTTTGATTTGAAGGGTGGCCGCGTCATCGTCACCCGCGTGACCGACGAACCCCACCAAGACCCGGCCATCGGCAGCTTTCTCGCCTTGCTGGAAAAAGACATTCAGTCCGGGCGGCACATCACAGCGATGCCCGACGAGCTGGCGCGCTCCATGCTCGCCAGGCTAGGCAAGCAGGTCGATCTGAACGAAGACATCCAAGGCGACGTGGCGCTGTGA
- the dnaB gene encoding replicative DNA helicase, which yields MSAVFALDDLPPGAFPDHQVAQLRVPPHSIEAESSVLGSLLLDNGAWDRVSGLVSESDCYRREHQLIYAAISTLVNAGKPADVITVFEHLSSQGRADEVGGLAYLNSLAQYVPSAGNIRRYAEIVRERAILRKLIGASDEIAGSAFNPRGRPVATILDEAEQKIFHIGEEGSRLKQGFQSLDTLVVNLLDRVQEMADNPNDITGVPTGFIDLDRMTSGLQAGDLVVLAARPSMGKTALAINIAEHVALHEGLPVAVFSMEMGAAQLAVRIVGSIGRIHQGRLRTGKLTDEEWPRLTEAIEKLRQVSLHIDESAGLTPSELRANARRLARQCGKLGLIVVDYLQLMSGSSSSDENRATELGEISRGLKMLAKELQCPVIALSQLNRSVETRTDKRPMMSDLRESGAIEQDADIIMFIYRDEYYTKDACKEPGVAEIIIGKQRNGPTGTVKLTFLNVLTRFESMAQEGGYHG from the coding sequence ATGTCAGCCGTGTTTGCTCTTGATGATCTGCCGCCGGGGGCTTTCCCGGACCACCAAGTGGCGCAACTTCGCGTGCCGCCGCACTCGATCGAGGCCGAGTCCAGCGTGCTCGGGAGCTTGTTGCTGGACAACGGCGCCTGGGACCGGGTGTCCGGCCTAGTCAGTGAATCCGACTGCTACCGGCGCGAGCACCAGCTCATCTATGCGGCCATCTCCACCTTGGTCAACGCCGGCAAGCCGGCCGATGTGATCACGGTGTTCGAGCACCTGAGCAGCCAAGGGCGCGCCGATGAGGTGGGGGGCTTGGCCTATCTCAACTCGCTGGCGCAGTACGTGCCCAGTGCCGGCAACATCCGCCGCTACGCCGAGATCGTGCGCGAGCGCGCGATTTTGCGCAAACTCATCGGCGCCAGCGACGAAATCGCCGGCAGCGCCTTCAACCCCAGAGGGCGGCCGGTGGCCACCATTCTGGATGAGGCCGAGCAAAAGATCTTTCATATCGGGGAAGAGGGTTCGCGCCTCAAGCAGGGTTTCCAATCACTCGATACGCTGGTGGTCAACCTGCTGGACCGGGTGCAGGAGATGGCCGACAACCCGAACGACATCACCGGCGTGCCGACCGGTTTCATCGACCTCGACCGCATGACCTCGGGCTTGCAGGCGGGCGATCTGGTGGTGCTGGCGGCGCGGCCCTCGATGGGTAAAACCGCCTTGGCCATCAACATCGCCGAACACGTGGCGCTGCACGAGGGGCTGCCGGTGGCGGTGTTTTCGATGGAGATGGGGGCGGCGCAGTTGGCGGTGCGCATCGTGGGCTCGATCGGGCGCATCCACCAGGGGCGGCTGCGCACCGGCAAGCTCACCGACGAGGAGTGGCCGCGCCTGACCGAAGCGATCGAGAAGCTGCGCCAGGTGTCCTTGCACATCGATGAGAGCGCGGGTCTGACGCCCTCCGAACTGCGCGCCAACGCACGCCGGCTGGCGCGCCAGTGTGGCAAACTGGGGCTGATCGTGGTGGATTACTTGCAACTCATGAGCGGCAGCTCCTCGAGCGACGAAAACCGCGCCACCGAGCTGGGCGAAATCTCGCGCGGCCTCAAAATGCTGGCCAAAGAGCTGCAATGCCCGGTGATTGCGCTCTCGCAGCTTAACCGCTCGGTCGAGACGCGCACCGACAAGCGCCCCATGATGAGCGACTTGCGCGAGTCCGGCGCCATCGAGCAAGACGCCGACATCATCATGTTCATCTACCGCGACGAGTACTACACCAAGGACGCCTGCAAGGAGCCGGGCGTGGCCGAAATCATCATCGGCAAACAGCGCAACGGCCCCACCGGCACCGTCAAGCTCACCTTCCTGAATGTGCTGACGCGCTTTGAGAGCATGGCGCAAGAGGGCGGCTACCATGGCTGA
- a CDS encoding acyl-CoA thioesterase, protein MADAATPARPSPLARSEFRHFVPIQTRWMDNDVYGHANNVVYYSWFDTAVNGYLIERGVLDIHAGAVIGLVIETQCNYFAPLAFPEPVEAGLRVAHLGRSSVRYQVGLFARGADRCAAAGHFVHVYVDRVTRRPVPLPADLQAVLTGLL, encoded by the coding sequence ATGGCTGACGCCGCCACCCCAGCCCGGCCCAGCCCCTTGGCGCGCTCCGAATTCCGGCACTTCGTGCCGATCCAGACGCGCTGGATGGACAACGATGTCTATGGCCATGCCAACAACGTGGTTTATTACAGTTGGTTCGACACGGCCGTCAACGGCTACCTGATCGAGCGCGGGGTGCTCGACATCCACGCCGGGGCCGTGATCGGGCTGGTGATCGAAACCCAGTGCAACTACTTTGCCCCGCTGGCCTTTCCCGAGCCGGTCGAAGCTGGCCTTCGTGTGGCGCACCTGGGGCGCTCCAGCGTGCGCTACCAGGTCGGCCTGTTTGCGCGCGGGGCGGATCGGTGCGCAGCGGCGGGGCACTTCGTGCACGTTTATGTGGACCGGGTCACGCGCCGGCCGGTGCCGCTGCCGGCCGATTTGCAGGCGGTGCTGACCGGGCTGCTATGA
- a CDS encoding nitroreductase encodes MTQMPASTTATVRPIVNDPASVEAAIEGRQSVRAFLPTPVPRPLLERLLALASRAPSGTNTQPWKVYVLQGASRDALVQKVCAAHDAVRANPALAEQYREVYDYYPKQWISPYIERRRENGLSLYSLLGIGKADKDRMHAQWQRNYRFFDAPVGLFVTIDKAMGGGSLLDTGMFLQNLTLAARAHGLDACAQAAWNGYASIVLPHVGAGENEMLVCGVALGYADPADIINTFRTPRVPVSEFSTWLE; translated from the coding sequence ATGACCCAAATGCCCGCATCCACCACCGCCACCGTGCGCCCCATCGTGAACGACCCCGCCAGCGTCGAGGCAGCGATCGAGGGCCGCCAGTCGGTGCGCGCCTTTTTGCCCACGCCGGTGCCGCGCCCGCTGCTCGAGCGCCTGCTGGCGCTGGCCAGCCGCGCCCCCTCGGGCACCAACACCCAGCCGTGGAAGGTCTATGTGTTGCAAGGGGCCAGCCGCGACGCGCTGGTGCAAAAAGTCTGCGCCGCCCACGACGCCGTGCGCGCCAACCCGGCGCTGGCCGAGCAGTACCGCGAGGTCTATGATTACTACCCCAAGCAGTGGATCAGCCCTTACATCGAACGGCGGCGCGAAAACGGCCTCAGCCTGTACAGCCTGCTGGGCATCGGCAAGGCCGACAAAGACCGCATGCACGCCCAGTGGCAGCGCAACTACCGCTTCTTTGATGCGCCCGTGGGCCTGTTCGTCACCATCGACAAGGCGATGGGCGGCGGCTCCTTGCTCGACACCGGCATGTTCCTGCAAAACCTCACGCTGGCGGCGCGTGCGCACGGGCTCGACGCCTGCGCACAAGCGGCTTGGAACGGCTACGCCAGCATCGTGCTGCCGCATGTGGGAGCGGGCGAGAACGAGATGCTGGTGTGCGGCGTGGCGCTCGGCTACGCCGACCCGGCCGACATCATCAACACCTTCCGCACCCCGCGCGTGCCGGTGTCCGAATTCAGCACCTGGCTCGAATGA
- a CDS encoding 2-hydroxyacid dehydrogenase, with the protein MNALRPGVLITRRLFPEVLQRLGEHFELRDNPQDAVWSPAELIERLQGQWGVLATQGDRIDASVLAACPQLRVVANMAVGYNNLDLGALTRHGVQASNTPDVLTESTADFGLALLLATARRITEGERYLRAGRWNKWAADMLLGAEVHHSTLGILGMGRIGQAIARRAAHGFSMQVIYHNRSPLDAATERACAARCVSKAELLRQADHLLLVLPYTPANHHAIGAAELAQMKPSATLVNLARGGIVDELALAQALQSGQLAAAGLDVFEGEPQVRPELLALSNVVLTPHIASATRGTRLGMALLAADNLVACHQRGQLLTPINAPLPRK; encoded by the coding sequence ATGAACGCGCTCCGGCCTGGCGTGCTGATCACGCGCCGCCTGTTCCCCGAGGTGTTGCAGCGCCTAGGCGAGCACTTCGAGCTGCGCGACAACCCGCAGGATGCGGTTTGGAGCCCCGCCGAGCTGATCGAGCGCCTGCAAGGCCAGTGGGGCGTGCTGGCCACCCAGGGCGATCGCATCGACGCCAGCGTGCTGGCCGCTTGCCCGCAATTGCGCGTGGTCGCCAACATGGCGGTCGGCTACAACAACCTCGACCTCGGGGCGCTGACGCGCCACGGCGTGCAAGCCAGCAACACCCCCGACGTGCTGACCGAGAGCACCGCCGACTTCGGCCTCGCGCTGCTGCTGGCCACGGCGCGGCGCATCACCGAGGGCGAACGCTACCTGCGTGCCGGGCGCTGGAACAAATGGGCCGCCGACATGCTGCTGGGGGCCGAGGTGCACCACAGCACGCTGGGTATTTTGGGCATGGGGCGCATCGGGCAAGCCATTGCGCGCCGCGCCGCGCACGGTTTTTCCATGCAGGTGATCTACCACAACCGCAGCCCGCTCGACGCCGCCACCGAGCGCGCCTGCGCCGCCCGCTGCGTCAGCAAAGCCGAGCTGCTGCGCCAGGCCGACCACCTGCTGCTGGTGCTGCCCTACACCCCGGCCAACCACCACGCCATCGGCGCGGCCGAGCTGGCTCAGATGAAACCCAGCGCCACCCTGGTCAACCTCGCGCGTGGCGGCATCGTCGATGAGCTGGCGCTGGCGCAGGCGCTGCAAAGCGGCCAGCTCGCCGCCGCTGGGCTGGATGTGTTCGAGGGCGAGCCGCAGGTGCGGCCCGAGCTGCTGGCGCTCAGCAACGTGGTGCTGACACCGCACATCGCCAGCGCCACCCGGGGCACCCGCCTAGGGATGGCGCTGCTGGCGGCGGATAACCTGGTCGCTTGCCACCAGCGGGGACAACTCTTGACGCCGATCAACGCACCTTTGCCGCGCAAATGA
- the mbhE gene encoding hydrogen gas-evolving membrane-bound hydrogenase subunit E, which yields MSLGARAAYVLIPLLAFACVLWIAVTQPLPLDITLPWIPALGVELDFHIDGLTLLMLLLITGIGTAVFIYAGGYLAGHPQQNRLFILLTLFMFAMIGTVMADNLIVLFLFWEATSLLSFLLVGFNHEDPKSRKSAQQALVVTGGGGLALLAGAILLGQIMGTYSIQEIITALPNTEITPALTTALVLILLGAFTKSAQFPFHFWLPNAMSAPTPVSAYLHSATMVKLGVYLLARLDPGFGDWMMWQWTLQLVGSLTAAWGMLLALRERDLKRILAWSTVATLGTLVMLVGKTGHGATVAVSALLLAHALYKAPLFFVAGNVDHGTGTRIIDRLGNLRHAMPWTAAAALLAGLSMAGIPLSFGYVVKDVVGQAGALGAISELVKFANTIFAAVAVAVAAVAAVRVFWRHPGHNLTPPDAHEGGLALYGPPLVLAGIGIVLGVFPFLADGLMSLAAHAMTPRAEAMAVHFALEFGPAALLSLATTLAIGALVFIYWDPLHRRFDRILAKFDRSGSLAQYERFINGIPVLAAHSTRWLQGGDLSQYSLVLVSFVGVFMGAALVAGWSQWLWPAWVMPSAGFIGACVLIASGALLALFQRDRLVLLLSTGLVGFGSGVFYLYAGAPDVAYTQFAVESVFVIVVASVLLKLRQRGRGQGLEQTHSMRGALPVALVFGGVIAVWLLVVSGVEFNPQLHQFFGQVSVPEAHGRNVVNVVLVDFRALDTLGEIVVVTLSFLAAIALLQAVRGHAKRQRALDKTKAGGAA from the coding sequence ATGAGCCTGGGCGCACGCGCGGCCTACGTGCTGATCCCGCTGCTGGCTTTCGCCTGTGTGCTGTGGATTGCAGTCACGCAGCCGCTGCCGCTGGACATCACCCTGCCCTGGATTCCGGCGCTGGGGGTGGAGCTCGACTTCCACATCGACGGCCTGACGCTGCTGATGCTGCTGCTGATCACCGGCATCGGCACCGCGGTGTTCATCTATGCCGGCGGCTACCTGGCCGGGCACCCGCAGCAAAACCGGCTCTTCATCCTGCTGACGCTGTTCATGTTCGCCATGATCGGCACCGTCATGGCCGACAACCTGATCGTGCTGTTCCTATTCTGGGAGGCGACCAGCCTGCTCTCGTTCCTGCTGGTGGGCTTCAATCACGAAGACCCCAAGAGCCGCAAATCGGCGCAGCAGGCGCTGGTGGTGACGGGCGGCGGCGGTCTGGCGCTGCTGGCCGGGGCGATTTTGCTCGGCCAGATCATGGGCACCTACTCGATCCAAGAGATCATCACCGCGCTGCCCAACACCGAGATCACCCCGGCCCTGACGACCGCGCTGGTGCTGATTTTGTTGGGTGCCTTCACCAAGAGCGCGCAGTTTCCATTTCACTTCTGGCTGCCCAACGCCATGTCGGCCCCGACGCCGGTGTCGGCCTACCTGCACTCGGCCACCATGGTCAAGCTCGGTGTGTACCTGCTGGCGCGGCTCGACCCGGGTTTTGGCGACTGGATGATGTGGCAGTGGACGCTGCAACTCGTCGGTTCGCTCACCGCCGCCTGGGGCATGCTGCTGGCGCTGCGCGAGCGCGATTTGAAACGCATCCTGGCCTGGTCCACCGTGGCTACGCTGGGCACGCTGGTGATGCTGGTGGGCAAGACCGGACACGGGGCCACGGTGGCGGTCAGTGCGCTGCTGCTGGCGCACGCGCTCTACAAGGCGCCGCTGTTTTTCGTCGCTGGCAACGTGGACCACGGCACCGGCACCCGCATCATCGACCGCCTAGGCAACCTGCGCCACGCCATGCCCTGGACGGCGGCTGCGGCCTTGCTGGCCGGTTTGTCGATGGCCGGCATTCCGCTCTCCTTTGGCTACGTGGTCAAAGACGTGGTGGGGCAGGCCGGGGCGCTGGGCGCCATATCGGAATTGGTCAAGTTTGCCAACACCATTTTCGCCGCGGTGGCGGTGGCGGTGGCGGCGGTGGCGGCGGTGCGGGTGTTCTGGCGCCACCCGGGCCACAACCTGACCCCGCCCGACGCCCACGAGGGTGGTCTGGCGCTGTACGGGCCGCCGCTGGTGCTGGCGGGCATCGGCATCGTGCTCGGGGTCTTTCCCTTCTTGGCCGACGGGCTGATGAGCCTGGCCGCGCACGCCATGACACCGCGCGCCGAGGCGATGGCGGTGCATTTTGCGCTCGAATTCGGCCCGGCGGCTTTGCTCTCGCTGGCCACCACCTTGGCCATCGGGGCGTTGGTGTTCATTTACTGGGACCCGCTGCACCGGCGCTTCGACCGCATCTTGGCCAAGTTCGATCGCTCCGGTTCGCTGGCGCAGTACGAGCGCTTCATCAACGGCATTCCGGTGTTGGCGGCGCATTCCACCCGCTGGTTGCAGGGCGGCGATCTGAGCCAGTACAGCTTGGTGTTGGTGTCCTTTGTGGGTGTTTTCATGGGGGCTGCCTTGGTGGCGGGCTGGAGCCAGTGGTTGTGGCCGGCTTGGGTCATGCCTTCAGCCGGCTTCATCGGCGCCTGTGTGCTGATTGCATCTGGGGCACTGCTGGCGCTGTTTCAGCGCGATCGGCTGGTGCTGTTGCTGTCCACTGGGCTGGTGGGTTTTGGCAGCGGCGTGTTCTACCTCTACGCGGGCGCGCCGGATGTGGCTTACACCCAGTTCGCGGTCGAGTCGGTGTTTGTGATCGTGGTGGCTTCGGTGCTGCTCAAGCTGCGCCAGCGCGGCCGTGGCCAAGGGCTGGAGCAGACGCACTCGATGCGCGGGGCGCTGCCGGTGGCGCTGGTGTTTGGCGGCGTGATCGCGGTGTGGCTGCTGGTGGTTTCGGGGGTGGAGTTCAATCCGCAACTGCACCAATTCTTTGGCCAGGTGAGCGTGCCCGAAGCGCATGGGCGCAACGTGGTGAACGTGGTGCTGGTCGATTTCCGCGCCCTCGACACCCTAGGTGAAATCGTGGTGGTCACGCTCTCGTTCTTGGCCGCCATCGCGCTGCTGCAGGCGGTGCGTGGGCACGCTAAGCGCCAACGCGCACTAGACAAAACCAAAGCCGGAGGTGCCGCATGA
- a CDS encoding MnhB domain-containing protein — translation MNRRVVILESIAGPLYVTILLASLWVLLRGHNEPGGGFIGGLLAVTASVLWAVAHGRVAATARLPYGSAMRLTVIGIGIGVLSGIPALLLGLPYLTHLWGHIPLGFTELKVSTVIIFDLGVYLAVWGGLAGYAIELLGMDEPDAHDDTAADAAQELRA, via the coding sequence ATGAACCGGCGCGTGGTGATTCTGGAGTCGATTGCCGGCCCCTTGTATGTGACGATCCTGCTGGCCTCGCTCTGGGTGCTGCTGCGCGGGCACAACGAGCCCGGCGGCGGCTTCATCGGCGGCTTGCTGGCCGTGACCGCATCGGTGCTGTGGGCGGTGGCGCACGGGCGTGTGGCGGCCACTGCGCGCCTGCCCTACGGCAGTGCGATGCGCCTGACCGTGATCGGCATTGGCATCGGCGTGCTCTCGGGCATTCCGGCGCTGCTGCTGGGCTTGCCCTACCTAACGCACCTGTGGGGCCATATCCCACTCGGTTTTACCGAGCTCAAGGTTTCGACCGTGATCATTTTCGACCTCGGCGTCTATCTGGCGGTCTGGGGCGGTTTGGCCGGTTACGCCATCGAGCTGCTCGGCATGGACGAGCCCGACGCCCACGACGACACAGCGGCCGATGCGGCCCAGGAGCTGCGCGCATGA